The window AATCCTACAATATCCACTTCCCTGTTCACCAACTCATAAAATTTCCTTCCGAGATGCGCATCGTCCGGAGTATTTACGCGTGCACCCTTCGGTAGATTCACCACATGAATTTTTGCTTTTTCAGCTTTTCCCGAGAGTTTAAACAAATACGGTTTCCCGACCGACAAGGTCTGCGCGTGAAGAAATGCTTCCAACTGCGGCAACGACTTCACTTCCTTCGGCAGGGGAATTTCCTTCCATTGGTAGATATTGGCATAAGCAAAGAAAGGCGCTTCCACATCATAAGTTGGCTCTACCATCATGGAGGTATCGTCGAATACGGTCGATTTATAAGCGATACCATCCACAATTAGAATTTCACCGGCCAGATACTCTACCGGACCAAATCCATATAAATGCTCCTTATTCGCAATCGTATCGAGGAAAATTGATCCATGCAACTGCCCTTTCCACATCACATTCTTCATCTCCCCCACTATGATCACTTCTCCATTCTTGCGTTGCGCCTGAGAAGTACTGATAGCCATCATTGCTAGTATAAAAACTAAAATCACCTTTATAAATCTCATTCTGTTAGTATTTAGTACAAATGTACAGATCGGGAGCGAATAAATTGCAAAAAAGTGAAATTTGAACTTTTAATCATTAATCCTCGAGATGACTTTCGCATGAAAATAATCAGGTTACTGTAAAACATTAATCGCAATATAAGTGAATGGAAATAATCGACTTCAAAGGAGTTTTCCAATATAACCACTTAGACACTAAGAACACAAGAAACACTAAGGATTTTTTCTTCTTCTTAGTGGCCTAAGTGACCTTAGTGGCTTAGTGGTTAAAAGAAAGTTTTGCTGCATTCGAACACATTCATCAATTCCAATTGAGGTCTTGTTGGATTATAAAATTCATTTTGCTTACGTAAAATTTATTGGGCAGGAAGTTTCATCAGGATTGGTGAACCGTGAAGTCATTGCTCTTTTTGATGAAGATGGCACCGATGATGAAAGTGATGAAAGCGACGGTGATGGGGTAATAAAGTCCGGCGAAAATATTTCCTGATTTGAGGACGAGGGATTCGGCGATGAGGGGCGTTAGTCCGCCGAAAACGCCGTTGCCGATATGGTA of the Bacteroidota bacterium genome contains:
- a CDS encoding acetolactate decarboxylase, translated to MRFIKVILVFILAMMAISTSQAQRKNGEVIIVGEMKNVMWKGQLHGSIFLDTIANKEHLYGFGPVEYLAGEILIVDGIAYKSTVFDDTSMMVEPTYDVEAPFFAYANIYQWKEIPLPKEVKSLPQLEAFLHAQTLSVGKPYLFKLSGKAEKAKIHVVNLPKGARVNTPDDAHLGRKFYELVNREVDIVGFFSTAHQTVFTHKDSYLHMHLLTKDKYAMGHLDELQFEQGAMKLYLSLD